One genomic window of Glycine soja cultivar W05 chromosome 9, ASM419377v2, whole genome shotgun sequence includes the following:
- the LOC114366934 gene encoding protein POLLENLESS 3-like, whose amino-acid sequence MLFERGSPARCYMTPPPQRTSPWKPPHSRSSSVPFSERKMSPNSVNKSDIFHIIHKVPAGDSPYVKAKQVQLVDKDPGRAVSLFWAAINAGDRVESALKDMALVMKQLNRSDEAIEAIRSFRHLCPSDSQDSLDNILVELYKRSGRVDEEIAMLCHKLKQIEDGLTFVGRTTKQARSQGKKIQITAEQEISRILGNLAWAYLQKGDYKTAEEHYRKALSFEVDRNKQCNLAICLIHMNKIKEAKFLLQAVRTATKNRKMDDSFAKSFERASQMLIEIETSSSQNAAFSMTTQCPPQSFENSIRMSSDSVQSRSENRSEISEGDAPHARRRLYQSPDPSRRDLSVPCTKPKRCSWGFNNGHRREAWGDANSDYKPTFGTPPNDKHVTRMLNSRENGFSSPANGNGKAATLEDPAILKHEATKVTSSDSLHTLNTESATEFTEKEKSAADDSSYGSILSESHVTVVNGVNEFASGKRKPEKKSWADIVEEEQNEENDFFSGFTNFDDKNGAEVFNDENEDSNIIYPSPWPQNQPDEWSSKKLESLDKKDGHYASESAILSRNPTARRSLCFNPELIGEKRLTRRSRLQVFQDITLLPETPRFA is encoded by the exons ATGCTGTTTGAAAGAGGATCTCCGGCGAGGTGCTACATGACGCCGCCGCCGCAGCGAACTTCGCCGTGGAAGCCGCCACATTCACGGTCTTCTAGTGTGCCGTTTTCAGAGAGAAAAATGTCACCAAATTCTGTGaataaaagtgatatttttcatataattcaCAAGGTTCCTGCTGGGGACTCACCTTATGTTAAAGCCAAGCAAGTTCAG TTGGTGGATAAGGATCCGGGAAGAGCAGTTTCCTTGTTTTGGGCTGCCATCAATGCCGGAGATCGTGTTGAGAGCGCCTTGAAGGATATGGCCTTGGTTATGAAGCAACTCAATAGGTCAGATGAGGCAATTGAAGCTATTCGATCTTTCCGTCATCTTTGTCCGTCCGATTCTCAGGATTCTCTTGACAACATCTTGGTTGAGCTGTATAAG AGGTCCGGAAGGGTTGATGAGGAGATCGCCATGCTTTGTCACAAGTTGAAGCAAATTGAAGATGGCTTGACCTTTGTGGGAAGGACTACAAAACAAGCGAGATCTCAAGGAAAGAAGATTCAAATAACGGCCGAGCAAGAGATAtcgag GATATTGGGGAACTTGGCCTGGGCATACTTGCAAAAAGGAGACTATAAAACTGCTGAAGAACATTATAG GAAAGCATTGTCCTTTGAGGTTGATAGGAACAAACAGTGCAATTTGGCTATATGTTTAATTCATATGAACAAGATCAAAGAAGCAAAGTTTCTACTCCAGGCAGTACGTACCGctacaaaaaatagaaagatggatgattcatttgccaAATCATTCGAACGCGCTTCTCAGATGCTAATTGAGATAGAGACATCATCATCACAGAATGCAGCATTTTCAATGACAACACAGTGCCCTCCACAAAGCTTTGAGAACTCGATTAGAATGAGCTCTGATAGTGTTCAGAGTAGGTCAGAAAACCGGTCTGAGATATCTGAGGGGGATGCACCTCATGCTAGGAGGAGATTGTACCAGTCCCCTGATCCTAGTAGAAGAGATCTCAGTGTTCCTTGCACAAAACCAAAAAGATGTTCATGGGGATTCAATAATGGACATCGAAGGGAAGCTTGGGGAGATGCCAATTCAGATTATAAACCTACATTTGGGACTCCTCCTAATGATAAGCATGTCACAAGGATGCTAAACTCAAGAGAAAATGGTTTCTCTTCACCTGCCAATGGGAATGGGAAGGCAGCAACATTGGAAGATCCTGCTATACTAAAGCATGAAGCTACAAAAGTAACAAGTTCTGATTCGTTACACACTTTGAACACCGAATCAGCTACGGAGTTTACTGAGAAGGAGAAATCTGCTGCAGATGACAGTAGCTATGGATCAATACTGTCAGAATCACATGTCACAGTTGTGAATGGTGTCAATGAATTTGCTTCAGGAAAAAGAAAACCTGAGAAGAAAAGTTGGGCTGACATAGTAGAAGAAgagcaaaatgaagaaaatgacttcTTCAGTGGATTCACAAATTTTGATGATAAGAATGGTGCAGAAGTgtttaatgatgaaaatgaagACTCCAACATAATCTATCCAAGTCCCTGGCCACAGAACCAGCCTGATGAATGGTCAAGCAAAAAGCTTGAATCATTGGACAAGAAAGATGGACACTATGCATCTGAGAGTGCCATTCTGTCAAGGAATCCAACAGCAAGGCGTTCTTTGTGTTTCAACCCGGAACTGATTGGGGAGAAGAGGCTAACTAGGAGAAGTAGGTTACAGGTATTTCAGGATATTACTCTTCTCCCCGAAACCCCAAGATTTGCCTAA
- the LOC114367969 gene encoding histidinol dehydrogenase, chloroplastic-like, whose protein sequence is MTMESALTASNWNRSLIRIRHTKPRFGAIRPTAIRCSINSYRLSNLTPSELQSLKSRPRIDFSSIFGVVNPIVDDVHKRGDAAVKEYTSKFDKVELDKIVEVVSELPDPVLEPPIKEAFDVAYDNIYAFHAAQKSSEKSVENMKGVQCKRVARSINSVGLYVPGGTAVLPSTALMLAVPAQIAGCKTIVLANPPTRDGTTCKEVLYCAKKAGVTHILKAGGAQAISAMAWGTETCPKVEKIFGPGNQYVTAAKMILQNSEAMISIDMPAGPSEVLVIADKHAIPSHVAADLLSQAEHGPDSQVVLVIAGDGVDLNAIQEELSKQCDSLPRGEFASKALSHSFFVYACDMLEAINFSNLYAPEHLIINVKDAEKWESFIENAGSVFLGPWTPESVGDYASGTNHVLPTYGYARMYGGVSLDSFLKYITVQSLSEEGLRRLGPYVATMAEVEGLEAHKRAVTLRLQYIEARQVSR, encoded by the exons ATGACAATGGAATCTGCGCTTACAGCTTCTAACTGGAACCGTTCTTTGATTCGGATTCGCCACACTAAGCCACGCTTCGGTGCAATTCGCCCCACAGCAATACGGTGCTCCATCAACTCGTATCGCTTGTCCAACCTCACTCCCTCTGAGCTTCAGAGCCTCAAGAGCCGACCCCGCATCGATTTCTCTTCCATTTTCGGTGTT gtTAATCCTATTGTCGATGATGTTCACAAAAGAGGGGATGCTGCGGTTAAAGA atacacttcaaagtttgaTAAAGTTGAATTGGATAAGATAGTTGAGGTTGTCTCGGAGCTCCCTGACCCTGTG CTTGAACCGCCTATTAAGGAAGCTTTTGATGTCGCCTATGATAATATTTATGCATTTCATGCTGCTCAGAAGTCATCCGAGAAAAGTGTTGAGAACATGAAA GGAGTCCAATGCAAGAGAGTTGCAAGAAGTATTAACTCTGTGGGTCTTTATGTTCCAGGGGGAACTGCTGTATTACCTTCAACAGCTTTGATGCTTGCAGTT CCTGCACAAATTGCAGGATGTAAAACTATTGTTCTTGCAAATCCTCCAACTCGGGATGGCACTACATGCAAg GAGGTACTGTATTGTGCAAAGAAGGCTGGGGTGACTCACATTCTCAAAGCTGGAGGAGCACAG GCCATATCTGCCATGGCTTGGGGAACAGAAACTTGTCCAAAG GTTGAAAAGATTTTTGGCCCTGGAAACCAATATGTCACTGCTGCAAAAATGATACTTCAA AACAGTGAAGCCATGATTTCGATTGACATGCCGGCCGGTCCATCCGAAGTTTTGGTCATTGCAGACAAGCATGCAATTCCTTCCCATGTAGCTGCTGATTTGCTTTCCCAg GCAGAGCATGGCCCAGATAGTCAGGTTGTTCTTGTGATTGCTGGAGATGGTGTGGATCTGAATGCAATACAGGAGGAACTCAGCAAGCAGTGTGACAGTCTTCCAAGAGGCGAGTTTGCCTCTAAAGCTCTGAGCCATAGTTTTTTTGTGTATGCGTGTGATATGCTTGAG GCTATCAATTTCTCAAACTTATATGCACCTGAACATCTAATTATCAACGTGAAGGATGCAGAGAAGTGGGAGAGTTTTATTGAGAATGCAG GTTCTGTGTTTTTAGGGCCTTGGACTCCTGAGAGTGTTGGTGATTATGCAAGTGGGACAAACCATGTCCTTCCTACTTACGGTTATGCAAGAATGTATGGTGGTGTGTCATTGGACTCCTTCCTGAAGTACATAACTGTGCAGTCTCTCTCAGAGGAAGGTCTAAGAAGGCTTGGGCCATATGTAGCAACCATGGCTGAAGTTGAAGGCCTTGAAGCCCACAAGCGAGCAGTTACCTTGAGACTTCAGTACATAGAAGCCAGGCAGGTTTCAAGATGA